One Xiphias gladius isolate SHS-SW01 ecotype Sanya breed wild chromosome 13, ASM1685928v1, whole genome shotgun sequence genomic window carries:
- the zswim2 gene encoding E3 ubiquitin-protein ligase ZSWIM2 isoform X3 codes for MVRVHRGRGSSSKPTTACFIRHLRPQRTVSDVRVNRKQSTGVVSSDRMFRKTAWRNTVSDALSFRQDQALNTTIFLLKTYGPMGFLLREDGETRNFKVCLGDPHTCTCPVFTKEQEPCKHIFWILLRKFRLPREHDYSFQNGLVDRQILEVLHGLHQTRPHRMENDPSADSGTPSQPVMGQEAGSVCRKVIQAQDVCPICQEELLEKKQPVSHCRFGCGNNVHISCMKVWADHQKLSDTEEMVKCPLCREDFSSLKLLKEQVKNAEKLFTAAEREKPERHLGVLCHICQVCPITGRCFKCIVCSYFYLCEGCAKRGCHPQHQFASRTKRRDKWHLVAEDLSDEPKGATCQPANDSIMTVAADPLPENVLGCLPTVRVRSGSRLLDEGQQCRICLQNFTLGQRVRILPCHHKSLG; via the exons ATGGTGCGCGTACACCGTGGGAGGGGAAGTTCGTCTAAACCGACGACCGCGTGTTTCATCCGGCACCTGAGGCCCCAACGGACTGTTTCGGATGTTAGAGTTAACCGGAAACAGTCGACAGGTGTAG TTTCCAGTGACAGGATGTTTAGGAAAACTGCCTGGAGGAACACGGTCAGTGATGCACTGAGTTTCCGCCAGGATCAAGCCCTCAACACAACTATATTTCTCCTGAAAACCTACGGCCCCATGGGATTTCTGCtcagagaggatggagagacCAGAAACTTCAAG GTGTGCTTGGGTGACCCACATACGTGCACTTGCCCTGTGTTCACCAAGGAGCAGGAGCCATGCAAACACATCTTCTG GATTTTACTGCGGAAATTCAGACTACCAAGAGAACATGACT ATTCATTTCAAAATGGACTTGTGGATAGACAGATCCTGGAGGTGCTCCATGGTTTACACCAAACCAGACCCCACCGGATGGAAAATGATCCCTCTGCAGATTCTGGGACCCCAAGCCAACCAGTCATGGGCCAGGAGGCTGGAAGTGTCTGTCGGAAAGTGATTCAAGCCCAGGATGTGTGTCCTATCTGTCAAGAGGAGCTTCTGGAGAAAAAACAGCCTGTGTCTCACTGCAG GTTCGGCTGTGGCAACAATGTCCACATCTCTTGCATGAAAGTGTGGGCAGATCACCAGAAGCTCTCAGACACAGAAGAGATGGTGAAGTGCCCTCTGTGCAGGGAGGACTTCAGCTCTTTGAAGTTACTTAAGGAGCAGGTGAAAAACGCAGAAAAGCTCTTCACTGCTGCTGAAAGAGAGAAGCCAGAAAGACACCTGGGTGTTCTCTGTCACATCTGCCAAGTCTGCCCTATCACTGGCAGATGTTTCAA atgCATAGTCTGCAGTTACTTCTATTTGTGTGAGGGATGCGCAAAGAGAGGCTGCCACCCACAGCATCAGTTTGCTTCACGAACA aaaagaagagacaagTGGCATCTTGTTGCAGAGGACCTGAGTGATGAACCAAAGGGAGCGACCTGTCAGCCAGCAAATGACAG CATCATGACTGTAGCTGCGGATCCTCTACCTGAAAATGTGTTGGGGTGTCTGCCTACTGTCAGGGTGAGATCAGGATCTCGGCTCTTGGACGAGGGACAGCAGTGTCGGATCTGTCTGCAGAATTTTACCCTGGGCCAGCGTGTCCGAATCCTGCCCTGTCATCATAAG TCTTTAGGTTGA
- the LOC120798282 gene encoding protein FAM171B has translation MPAAERHLPPLLLFLPSLLLISCLDGAARAAEEGGGLPSSSPGDNGVIAAAGDPSATDPTAPGRFLSPSPLIAEPQFALKVLVRDLVTRQPLSGASVDVYVNHTLRSSARTGGRGEVLLRVAYSPGLSLTLLGNMEGYVPSPLPWSTAKRPIFSAVTLLLLPHSQGNVWLFEDSVLITRKLPDSSSQPKVKFPKNLLTISDKSNISSVTAYLTVPQHHLAKDCANCTPGIISKKSVFRSIELKAVAAVSVLLYSGDEELQVRGPIHISLPLGHDTHLRASDTVPAWAFNLKTGAWENQGLGIVKTVREELVWTYTASHLGYWIAAPLPSSNDYLGHGSTMDFISYHTYLLIGILGGTLAIVIGFLSLLLCHCGGSNREPRRRKARFSKLTVVKKDQTTSTHIEEGLLFRSGDSSHVSCSVQCEPSSTPRHKANYNIYVEDPGSRPAAPLYENIGSDRIKGPQSPPHYINSEEVARLREKSEQNRANMNSDNFFQDKLVHIYNQPVAIIQAPELFSAQEQQLSGCKSATFPRNGVEYDAHSDPANKDSYTQTLPKVPHHHSQGGSSPQQSSQDEPQPLETPPQGQGPNAGVWGRYSNLLESSVSVPGTLNEAAGMEAFSSGHGVPSELQGISERTLLELTRGKSSSSHPRAWFVSLDGKPAAQVRHSIIELQSRHRPPSSNDTSLDSGVDMNEPQQNIRETERDRPSIRASSLPHHSRGGRYGEEQDLSSSESGTTATCTPEDPSLRNILDGSSGAIPNIPEERDGMDTSSAQEDSESRGTPPPRRLRKVREKGKTEKRSAKHVREGRPLTKRS, from the exons ATGCCCGCTGCTGAACGCCACTTGCCGCCGCTGCTCCTCTTTCTGCCGTCGTTGCTTTTGATTTCCTGCCTGGATGGGGCGGCGAGAGCAGCGGAGGAGGGCGGCGGCCTGCCCTCGTCCTCGCCCGGGGACAATGGAGTCATCGCCGCGGCGGGGGACCCATCTGCCACAGACCCGACCGCCCCGGGGCGATTTCTCAGCCCCTCGCCTCTGATCGCAG AGCCCCAGTTCGCCCTAAAAGTCCTGGTGAGGGATCTGGTGACCCGTCAGCCGCTGTCGGGGGCTTCGGTCGATGTTTACGTCAACCACACCCTGAGGAGCTCTGCCCGAACAGGGGGGAGAGGTGAGGTTCTGCTCCGGGTGGCGTACAGTCCAGGCCTCAGTCTGACCCTGCTGGGCAACATGGAAGGCTACGTCCCCAGCCCCCTGCCGTGGAGCACCGCCAAGAGACCGA ttttctctgctgtgacGTTGCTGCTGCTCCCTCACAGTCAGGGGAACGTCTGGCTGTTTGAAGACTCAGTACTCATCACCAGGAAGTTACCTG ACAGTTCATCCCAGCCTAAAGTTAAATTCCCCAAGAATCTCCTCACGATCTCTGATAAGAGCAACATCTCCTCGGTGACAGCGTACCTGACTGTACCACAGCACCATCTAGCTAAAGACTGTGCCAACTGCACTCCAGGCATCATCAGCAAAAAATCTG TGTTCAGAAGCATCGAGCTCAAGGCAGTGGCAGCCGTCAGTGTCCTGCTGTACTCGGGTGATGAAGAGCTCCAGGTTCGAGGTCCCATTCACATCAGCCTGCCCCTGGGACACGACACCCATCTCCGGGCTTCTGATACTGTGCCCGCCTGGGCCTTCAACCTAAAGACTG GTGCCTGGGAGAATCAGGGTCTTGGAATAGTGAAAACTGTGCGTGAAGAACTGGTTTGGACCTACACTGCTTCCCATCTGGGCTACTGGATCGCTGCACCTCTGCCCTCTTCAAATG ATTATCTGGGACATGGAAGCACGATGGATTTCATATCATACCACACCTACCTGTTGATTGGAATACTGGGAGGAACACTGGCTATAGTAATCGGATTTCTTTCCCTGTTGCTGTGTCACTGCGG AGGTTCTAATCGGGAGCCCAGGAGGAGGAAGGCACGCTTTTCCAAACTCACGGTGGTGAAAAAAGACCAAACCACCTCCACCCATATAGAGGAGGGTTTGTTGTTCCGATCTGGCGACAGCAGCCATGTCTCCTGCAGCGTGCAGTGCGAACCCTCATCCACGCCGAGGCACAAAGCCAACTACAATATCTACGTGGAGGATCCAGGAAGTCGCCCGGCGGCTCCTCTTTATGAAAACATTGGTTCAGATCGGATCAAAGGTCCCCAGTCGCCACCTCACTACATCAACAGTGAAGAGGTAGCTCGGCTTCGGGAGAAGTCAGAGCAGAACCGGGCCAACATGAACTCTGACAACTTCTTTCAAGATAAGTTGGTTCATATCTATAACCAGCCGGTGGCCATTATTCAGGCCCCTGAGCTTTTCAGTGCGCAGGAGCAGCAACTGTCAGGCTGCAAGTCTGCCACTTTCCCCCGCAATGGAGTTGAGTATGATGCGCATTCAGACCCTGCAAATAAAGACAGCTACACCCAGACACTACCCAAAGTCCCTCACCACCACTCCCAGGGTGGAAGCAGCCCACAGCAGAGCAGCCAAGATGAGCCCCAGCCTCTGGAGACTCCTCCCCAAGGCCAAGGCCCAAACGCTGGTGTGTGGGGACGCTACAGTAACCTCCTCGAATCCTCCGTCTCTGTGCCTGGGACTCTAAACGAGGCAGCTGGTATGGAGGCCTTCAGCAGTGGGCATGGTGTGCCCAGTGAGCTGCAGGGGATCTCAGAGCGCACATTACTGGAGCTGACCAGGGGCAAGTCCTCATCATCTCACCCCAGGGCCTGGTTTGTATCTTTAGACGGGAAGCCAGCCGCACAGGTTCGCCACTCCATCATCGAGCTCCAGAGCCGCCACCGCCCGCCGAGCAGCAACGACACCAGCCTAGACTCAGGGGTGGACATGAATGAGCCTCAGCAGAACATCCGTGAGACAGAGCGCGACAGGCCTTCGATCAGGGCCTCCTCCTTGCCACACCACAGCCGAGGAGGGCGGTATGGCGAAGAACAGGACCTGAGCAGTAGTGAGAGTGGCACCACTGCTACCTGTACGCCGGAGGACCCTTCCTTGAGGAACATTTTAGACGGGAGCAGTGGGGCTATTCCCAATATTCCCGAGGAGCGCGACGGGATGGATACTTCCAGCGCTCAGGAGGACAGTGAATCAAGAGGTACGCCGCCTCCACGGCGCCTGAGGAAGGTAAGGGAGAAGgggaagacagaaaagaggagtGCCAAGCACGTCCGCGAGGGGAGACCTCTGACCAAGCGAAGTTAG
- the zswim2 gene encoding E3 ubiquitin-protein ligase ZSWIM2 isoform X4: MVRVHRGRGSSSKPTTACFIRHLRPQRTVSDVRVNRKQSTGVVSSDRMFRKTAWRNTVSDALSFRQDQALNTTIFLLKTYGPMGFLLREDGETRNFKVCLGDPHTCTCPVFTKEQEPCKHIFWILLRKFRLPREHDYSFQNGLVDRQILEVLHGLHQTRPHRMENDPSADSGTPSQPVMGQEAGSVCRKVIQAQDVCPICQEELLEKKQPVSHCRFGCGNNVHISCMKVWADHQKLSDTEEMVKCPLCREDFSSLKLLKEQVKNAEKLFTAAEREKPERHLGVLCHICQVCPITGRCFKCIVCSYFYLCEGCAKRGCHPQHQFASRTKRRDKWHLVAEDLSDEPKGATCQPANDSCGSST, from the exons ATGGTGCGCGTACACCGTGGGAGGGGAAGTTCGTCTAAACCGACGACCGCGTGTTTCATCCGGCACCTGAGGCCCCAACGGACTGTTTCGGATGTTAGAGTTAACCGGAAACAGTCGACAGGTGTAG TTTCCAGTGACAGGATGTTTAGGAAAACTGCCTGGAGGAACACGGTCAGTGATGCACTGAGTTTCCGCCAGGATCAAGCCCTCAACACAACTATATTTCTCCTGAAAACCTACGGCCCCATGGGATTTCTGCtcagagaggatggagagacCAGAAACTTCAAG GTGTGCTTGGGTGACCCACATACGTGCACTTGCCCTGTGTTCACCAAGGAGCAGGAGCCATGCAAACACATCTTCTG GATTTTACTGCGGAAATTCAGACTACCAAGAGAACATGACT ATTCATTTCAAAATGGACTTGTGGATAGACAGATCCTGGAGGTGCTCCATGGTTTACACCAAACCAGACCCCACCGGATGGAAAATGATCCCTCTGCAGATTCTGGGACCCCAAGCCAACCAGTCATGGGCCAGGAGGCTGGAAGTGTCTGTCGGAAAGTGATTCAAGCCCAGGATGTGTGTCCTATCTGTCAAGAGGAGCTTCTGGAGAAAAAACAGCCTGTGTCTCACTGCAG GTTCGGCTGTGGCAACAATGTCCACATCTCTTGCATGAAAGTGTGGGCAGATCACCAGAAGCTCTCAGACACAGAAGAGATGGTGAAGTGCCCTCTGTGCAGGGAGGACTTCAGCTCTTTGAAGTTACTTAAGGAGCAGGTGAAAAACGCAGAAAAGCTCTTCACTGCTGCTGAAAGAGAGAAGCCAGAAAGACACCTGGGTGTTCTCTGTCACATCTGCCAAGTCTGCCCTATCACTGGCAGATGTTTCAA atgCATAGTCTGCAGTTACTTCTATTTGTGTGAGGGATGCGCAAAGAGAGGCTGCCACCCACAGCATCAGTTTGCTTCACGAACA aaaagaagagacaagTGGCATCTTGTTGCAGAGGACCTGAGTGATGAACCAAAGGGAGCGACCTGTCAGCCAGCAAATGACAG CTGCGGATCCTCTACCTGA
- the LOC120797937 gene encoding SLAIN motif-containing protein 1-like isoform X4 — protein sequence MDSDLGASEAEEDSITLGYKLQDLTDVQVMARLQEESLRQDYASTSSILANRRSQSFTFQLSQLSAGPDLEEEDEEDDEDYGLLPPPQPRLTRLPHSHTFSSIRDWRRSSTSLSTPPSTPPYPSAGFAFQPQPQTQPLGLGLGLGLGSLCAPGSAEFENKLRRSMPNLVRAPSMPSVPAPASLSSSPSLLRNSQSFDSSSGLARLQSSIPSPGQLQNRVQSVGNFSSLSRPTLKATAYVSPTIKGSASAPTSTGLQSLNSGGGVGSGIPLLSKPAGGGGAPASAPSTPRSGLPRPASFVGTAGSVPRSKVAQPARSLLTPPKSLSTLSALRDGTWRDGCY from the exons ATGGACAGCGACCTCGGGGCCTCAGAGGCAGAAGAGGACTCCATCACTCTGGGATACAAGCTGCAAGACCTCACCGACGTCCAGGTTATGGCCCGGCTGCAGGAGGAGA GTCTAAGGCAGGACTACGCCAGCACGTCGTCCATCCTGGCCAACCGCCGCAGCCAGAGCTTCACCTTCCAGCTCAGCCAGCTCAGCGCCGGCCCCGAcctggaggaggaagacgaggaggacGACGAAGACTACGGCCTCCTGCCCCCGCCGCAGCCGCGCCTCACCCGCCTGCCGCACTCCCACACCTTCTCCAGCATCCGAGACTGGCGAAGAAGCTCCACTTCCCTCTCCACCCCTCCTTCCACCCCTCCGTACCCTTCCGCCGGGTTCGCCTTTCAACCTCAGCCCCAAACCCAGCCACTGGGACTGGGACTGGGACTGGGACTGGGCAGCCTCTGCGCACCAGGATCCG CCGAATTTGAGA ATAAGCTGCGGAGGAGTATGCCTAACCTTGTCAGAGCTCCCAGCATGCCCAGTGTGCCCGCTCCAGCCAGTCTCAGTTCTTCCCCTTCTTTGCTTCGTAACAGCCAGAGTTTCGACTCGTCCAGCGGGCTGGCTCGCCTGCAGTCCTCCA TCCCCTCCCCGGGCCAGCTTCAAAACAGGGTCCAGAGCGTCGGAAACTTCTCCTCCTTGTCAAGGCCAACGCTGAAGGCCACAGCCTACGTCAGCCCCACCATCAAGGGCTCGGCCTCCGCGCCGACCTCCACCGGCCTCCAGTCTCTGAACAGCGGCGGCGGGGTCGGCAGCGGAATCCCGCTGCTCAGTAAACCGGCCGGCGGAGGGGGGGCGCCCGCCTCCGCCCCGAGCACCCCCCGCAGCGGCCTGCCTCGTCCCGCCTCCTTTGTGGGCACCGCGGGCTCCGTCCCCCGCAGCAAAGTGGCCCAACCAGCGCGAAG TTTACTGACGCCTCCAAAGAGCTTGTCCACCCTCAGTGCCCTTCGTGACGGCACCTGGAGAGACGGCTGCTACTGA
- the zswim2 gene encoding E3 ubiquitin-protein ligase ZSWIM2 isoform X1: MVRVHRGRGSSSKPTTACFIRHLRPQRTVSDVRVNRKQSTGVVSSDRMFRKTAWRNTVSDALSFRQDQALNTTIFLLKTYGPMGFLLREDGETRNFKVCLGDPHTCTCPVFTKEQEPCKHIFWILLRKFRLPREHDYSFQNGLVDRQILEVLHGLHQTRPHRMENDPSADSGTPSQPVMGQEAGSVCRKVIQAQDVCPICQEELLEKKQPVSHCRFGCGNNVHISCMKVWADHQKLSDTEEMVKCPLCREDFSSLKLLKEQVKNAEKLFTAAEREKPERHLGVLCHICQVCPITGRCFKCIVCSYFYLCEGCAKRGCHPQHQFASRTKRRDKWHLVAEDLSDEPKGATCQPANDSIMTVAADPLPENVLGCLPTVRVRSGSRLLDEGQQCRICLQNFTLGQRVRILPCHHKFHMDCVDGILRKTNSCPLDGYVIFNPLIWRTSERKTSHKLASCPSSDSGKPDHNLKDLFIPGTALRDRKTRTAPPHGSLHLELLTGSSETFNIPQKLISDQFLGLCITTTDAAKKEGKGVLQKKQSLAFPESSCFDQRSKSDSGDRQNTCSSKKTLAKCSSASPNMFVPVAKIREQPQVNLFVGFCRSEASHTATVAFPARRTTLQPRRRGPITAQVTNKKPTSELRMTGVSINTQHHRNTET, from the exons ATGGTGCGCGTACACCGTGGGAGGGGAAGTTCGTCTAAACCGACGACCGCGTGTTTCATCCGGCACCTGAGGCCCCAACGGACTGTTTCGGATGTTAGAGTTAACCGGAAACAGTCGACAGGTGTAG TTTCCAGTGACAGGATGTTTAGGAAAACTGCCTGGAGGAACACGGTCAGTGATGCACTGAGTTTCCGCCAGGATCAAGCCCTCAACACAACTATATTTCTCCTGAAAACCTACGGCCCCATGGGATTTCTGCtcagagaggatggagagacCAGAAACTTCAAG GTGTGCTTGGGTGACCCACATACGTGCACTTGCCCTGTGTTCACCAAGGAGCAGGAGCCATGCAAACACATCTTCTG GATTTTACTGCGGAAATTCAGACTACCAAGAGAACATGACT ATTCATTTCAAAATGGACTTGTGGATAGACAGATCCTGGAGGTGCTCCATGGTTTACACCAAACCAGACCCCACCGGATGGAAAATGATCCCTCTGCAGATTCTGGGACCCCAAGCCAACCAGTCATGGGCCAGGAGGCTGGAAGTGTCTGTCGGAAAGTGATTCAAGCCCAGGATGTGTGTCCTATCTGTCAAGAGGAGCTTCTGGAGAAAAAACAGCCTGTGTCTCACTGCAG GTTCGGCTGTGGCAACAATGTCCACATCTCTTGCATGAAAGTGTGGGCAGATCACCAGAAGCTCTCAGACACAGAAGAGATGGTGAAGTGCCCTCTGTGCAGGGAGGACTTCAGCTCTTTGAAGTTACTTAAGGAGCAGGTGAAAAACGCAGAAAAGCTCTTCACTGCTGCTGAAAGAGAGAAGCCAGAAAGACACCTGGGTGTTCTCTGTCACATCTGCCAAGTCTGCCCTATCACTGGCAGATGTTTCAA atgCATAGTCTGCAGTTACTTCTATTTGTGTGAGGGATGCGCAAAGAGAGGCTGCCACCCACAGCATCAGTTTGCTTCACGAACA aaaagaagagacaagTGGCATCTTGTTGCAGAGGACCTGAGTGATGAACCAAAGGGAGCGACCTGTCAGCCAGCAAATGACAG CATCATGACTGTAGCTGCGGATCCTCTACCTGAAAATGTGTTGGGGTGTCTGCCTACTGTCAGGGTGAGATCAGGATCTCGGCTCTTGGACGAGGGACAGCAGTGTCGGATCTGTCTGCAGAATTTTACCCTGGGCCAGCGTGTCCGAATCCTGCCCTGTCATCATAAG ttcCACATGGATTGTGTGGATGGGATCTTGCGGAAGACAAACTCCTGCCCTTTGGATGGATACGTCATTTTTAATCCCTTGATTTGGAGAACCAGTGAAAGGAAGACCTCCCATAAATTGGCATCCTGCCCTTCCAGTGACTCTGGCAAACCAGACCATAACTTAAAAGACCTGTTTATCCCAGGAACTGCACTGCGGGACAGGAAAACTAGAACTGCTCCTCCACATGGTTCTCTTCATTTAGAGTTGCTGACAGGCTCTTCAGAAACTTTTAACATCCCACAAAAGTTAATAAGTGACCAGTTTCTTGGCTTGTGCATTACCACAACAGatgctgcaaaaaaagaaggaaaaggagtgctgcagaaaaaacaaagtcttgCTTTTCCTGAAAGCAGTTGTTTTGATCAGCGAAGTAAATCTGACTCAGGTGACAGACAAAACACCTGTTCCTCAAAAAAGACACTGGCAAAATGCAGCTCTGCCTCACCTAATATGTTTGTACCTGTGGCAAAAATCAGAGAGCAGCCACAGGTGAACCTTTTTGTAGGTTTTTGCAGATCAGAAGCAAGCCACACAGCCACTGTGGCCTTTCCTGCCAGGCGAACTACACTACAGCCAAGAAGGAGAGGCCCGATAACTGCTCAAGTCACAAACAAGAAACCTACTTCAGAGCTAAGAATGACTGGAGTCTCGATCAACACACAGCATCACCGGAACACAGAAACttaa
- the zswim2 gene encoding E3 ubiquitin-protein ligase ZSWIM2 isoform X2, whose product MFRKTAWRNTVSDALSFRQDQALNTTIFLLKTYGPMGFLLREDGETRNFKVCLGDPHTCTCPVFTKEQEPCKHIFWILLRKFRLPREHDYSFQNGLVDRQILEVLHGLHQTRPHRMENDPSADSGTPSQPVMGQEAGSVCRKVIQAQDVCPICQEELLEKKQPVSHCRFGCGNNVHISCMKVWADHQKLSDTEEMVKCPLCREDFSSLKLLKEQVKNAEKLFTAAEREKPERHLGVLCHICQVCPITGRCFKCIVCSYFYLCEGCAKRGCHPQHQFASRTKRRDKWHLVAEDLSDEPKGATCQPANDSIMTVAADPLPENVLGCLPTVRVRSGSRLLDEGQQCRICLQNFTLGQRVRILPCHHKFHMDCVDGILRKTNSCPLDGYVIFNPLIWRTSERKTSHKLASCPSSDSGKPDHNLKDLFIPGTALRDRKTRTAPPHGSLHLELLTGSSETFNIPQKLISDQFLGLCITTTDAAKKEGKGVLQKKQSLAFPESSCFDQRSKSDSGDRQNTCSSKKTLAKCSSASPNMFVPVAKIREQPQVNLFVGFCRSEASHTATVAFPARRTTLQPRRRGPITAQVTNKKPTSELRMTGVSINTQHHRNTET is encoded by the exons ATGTTTAGGAAAACTGCCTGGAGGAACACGGTCAGTGATGCACTGAGTTTCCGCCAGGATCAAGCCCTCAACACAACTATATTTCTCCTGAAAACCTACGGCCCCATGGGATTTCTGCtcagagaggatggagagacCAGAAACTTCAAG GTGTGCTTGGGTGACCCACATACGTGCACTTGCCCTGTGTTCACCAAGGAGCAGGAGCCATGCAAACACATCTTCTG GATTTTACTGCGGAAATTCAGACTACCAAGAGAACATGACT ATTCATTTCAAAATGGACTTGTGGATAGACAGATCCTGGAGGTGCTCCATGGTTTACACCAAACCAGACCCCACCGGATGGAAAATGATCCCTCTGCAGATTCTGGGACCCCAAGCCAACCAGTCATGGGCCAGGAGGCTGGAAGTGTCTGTCGGAAAGTGATTCAAGCCCAGGATGTGTGTCCTATCTGTCAAGAGGAGCTTCTGGAGAAAAAACAGCCTGTGTCTCACTGCAG GTTCGGCTGTGGCAACAATGTCCACATCTCTTGCATGAAAGTGTGGGCAGATCACCAGAAGCTCTCAGACACAGAAGAGATGGTGAAGTGCCCTCTGTGCAGGGAGGACTTCAGCTCTTTGAAGTTACTTAAGGAGCAGGTGAAAAACGCAGAAAAGCTCTTCACTGCTGCTGAAAGAGAGAAGCCAGAAAGACACCTGGGTGTTCTCTGTCACATCTGCCAAGTCTGCCCTATCACTGGCAGATGTTTCAA atgCATAGTCTGCAGTTACTTCTATTTGTGTGAGGGATGCGCAAAGAGAGGCTGCCACCCACAGCATCAGTTTGCTTCACGAACA aaaagaagagacaagTGGCATCTTGTTGCAGAGGACCTGAGTGATGAACCAAAGGGAGCGACCTGTCAGCCAGCAAATGACAG CATCATGACTGTAGCTGCGGATCCTCTACCTGAAAATGTGTTGGGGTGTCTGCCTACTGTCAGGGTGAGATCAGGATCTCGGCTCTTGGACGAGGGACAGCAGTGTCGGATCTGTCTGCAGAATTTTACCCTGGGCCAGCGTGTCCGAATCCTGCCCTGTCATCATAAG ttcCACATGGATTGTGTGGATGGGATCTTGCGGAAGACAAACTCCTGCCCTTTGGATGGATACGTCATTTTTAATCCCTTGATTTGGAGAACCAGTGAAAGGAAGACCTCCCATAAATTGGCATCCTGCCCTTCCAGTGACTCTGGCAAACCAGACCATAACTTAAAAGACCTGTTTATCCCAGGAACTGCACTGCGGGACAGGAAAACTAGAACTGCTCCTCCACATGGTTCTCTTCATTTAGAGTTGCTGACAGGCTCTTCAGAAACTTTTAACATCCCACAAAAGTTAATAAGTGACCAGTTTCTTGGCTTGTGCATTACCACAACAGatgctgcaaaaaaagaaggaaaaggagtgctgcagaaaaaacaaagtcttgCTTTTCCTGAAAGCAGTTGTTTTGATCAGCGAAGTAAATCTGACTCAGGTGACAGACAAAACACCTGTTCCTCAAAAAAGACACTGGCAAAATGCAGCTCTGCCTCACCTAATATGTTTGTACCTGTGGCAAAAATCAGAGAGCAGCCACAGGTGAACCTTTTTGTAGGTTTTTGCAGATCAGAAGCAAGCCACACAGCCACTGTGGCCTTTCCTGCCAGGCGAACTACACTACAGCCAAGAAGGAGAGGCCCGATAACTGCTCAAGTCACAAACAAGAAACCTACTTCAGAGCTAAGAATGACTGGAGTCTCGATCAACACACAGCATCACCGGAACACAGAAACttaa